From the genome of Eucalyptus grandis isolate ANBG69807.140 chromosome 2, ASM1654582v1, whole genome shotgun sequence, one region includes:
- the LOC104432968 gene encoding LOW QUALITY PROTEIN: mushroom body large-type Kenyon cell-specific protein 1 (The sequence of the model RefSeq protein was modified relative to this genomic sequence to represent the inferred CDS: inserted 1 base in 1 codon): MNEQAHLMNQAPMMMNQSPMMNPPPPPQVIMNQAPQLMSASQSMSQPPQLLSQPQLIGQPQVLNQQPQLMGQSQMLSQSQVPSLNRSYKMWPQKQKQKQQQQQQQQQQPSLDPNVQFLGSMNLGFGALKQLMMPLPGRSNWKGKKPNDKRNDPRKVPKAIPNAGMSSGASGMGYQXPALTDLQFQNRLKSRKYYPKKKFNNRFAPYAPRNTTSFIIRAKKSGGIASMVSPCPVTPAVLPTPIFSPSREVLVDMAKEEWGVDGYGSMKGLIRLRNEVENRDNEEEEDENEEENNGSSESDVEEEKDSVMSRLDHEMNRFEMVYPNYGSDYNNLLVNRVDDQDTHIAQLEEENLALRERLFLMEREMEDLRRRLNFLERQHHVDEDVNEEVVENESDNESEDECNVNVLGGVSKGEDMDCVDGDVGGRDVKFDGDAKEEKYDSTLGNKAIPEVAMEEFISNEAILKEDESGYEEQRDGVIPGRAKSEGEEGAKIVENEVSHEVNLKWDECERKDNANAPLEKSIGNGQ; encoded by the exons ATGAACGAGCAGGCGCACCTGATGAATCAGGCGCCGATGATGATGAACCAGAGCCCGATGATGAACCCACCGCCTCCGCCGCAGGTCATCATGAATCAGGCCCCCCAGCTGATGAGCGCGTCTCAGTCGATGAGCCAGCCCCCTCAACTGCTGAGCCAGCCTCAGTTGATTGGCCAGCCTCAGGTCCTGAATCAGCAGCCCCAGTTGATGGGCCAGTCTCAGATGTTGAGTCAATCTCAGGTGCCCAGTTTGAACAGGAGTTACAAGATGTGGCctcagaagcagaagcagaagcagcagcagcagcagcagcagcagcagcagccgtcGCTTGACCCCAATGTGCAGTTTCTTGGCTCCATGAACCTGGGTTTCGGGGCTTTGAAGCAGCTGATGATGCCGTTGCCCGGTAGAAGCAATTGGAAGGGCAAGAAGCCCAATGATAAGCGGAATGACCCGAGGAAGGTCCCAAAGGCGATCCCCAATGCCGGGATGAGTAGTGGCGCCAGTGGCATGGGCTACC CCCCTGCTCTTACCGATTTGCAGTTCCAGAATCGCCTAAAGTCTAGAAAATATTATCCCAAGAAGAAGTTCAATAACCGGTTTGCCCCGTATGCGCCCAGGAACACGACTTCTTTTATCATAAGAGCGAAGAAGTCGGGCGGCATTGCCTCGATGGTGTCCCCGTGTCCGGTCACGCCAGCGGTATTGCCGACGCCCATATTTTCACCCTCCAGAGAGGTGTTGGTTGATATGGCAAAAGAGGAGTGGGGTGTGGATGGGTATGGGTCCATGAAGGGTCTCATTAGGCTACGGAATGAGGTCGAGAACAGGGataatgaggaggaggaggatgagaaCGAGGAGGAAAATAACGGGTCCAGCGAGAGTGACGTAGAAGAGGAGAAGGACAGCGTGATGAGCAGACTGGATCATGAAATGAATCGCTTTGAGATGGTTTACCCCAATTACGGTTCTGATTATAACAATTTACTAGTGAATAGGGTGGATGATCAAGATACCCACATTGCACAACTCGAGGAAGAGAATCTAGCTTTGAGAGAAAGGCTCTTTTTGATGGAGAGGGAAATGGAGGACTTGAGGAGGAGGTTGAACTTCCTGGAGAGGCAGCACCATGTGGACGAAGATGTGAACGAGGAGGTAGTGGAGAATGAGTCTGACAATGAGAGTGAAGATGAATGCAATGTTAATGTTCTGGGTGGTGTGAGCAAAGGAGAGGACATGGATTGTGTGGATGGCGATGTAGGTGGAAGGGATGTTAAGTTTGATGGTGATGCCAAGGAGGAGAAATATGATTCCACACTAGGAAATAAAGCAATTCCAGAGGTTGCTATGGAAGAGTTTATTTCAAACGAAGCAATTCTAAAAGAAGACGAGTCAGGATATGAGGAACAACGTGATGGGGTCATCCCAGGAAGAGCAAAGTCTgagggggaggagggggcgAAAATTGTAGAGAATGAGGTCTCACATGAAGTGAATCTTAAATGGGATGAGTGTGAACGGAAGGACAATGCAAATGCGCCTTTGGAGAAGAGCATCGGCAATGGTCAATAA
- the LOC104432969 gene encoding LOW QUALITY PROTEIN: probable plastid-lipid-associated protein 12, chloroplastic (The sequence of the model RefSeq protein was modified relative to this genomic sequence to represent the inferred CDS: deleted 1 base in 1 codon), whose translation MATCRFSARRSSLSPWERIRQAGTPASLANFPPTSSSNGFPRSRASVQHGHAVSHTPRSAIPRPLLSDEVRQVPPEPSRGGLVPCRSSLVGEQQGASPFTDPEAQLIEALIGIQGRGRSATPQQVQDVERAVAVLETLTGVPDPTSSDLIEGRWQLMFTTRPGTASPIQRTFVGVDVFSVFQEIYLRSNDPRVSNIVVFSEAIGELKVEAAASISDGKRILFQFDRAAFSIKFLPFKVPYPVPFRLLGDEAKGWLDTTYLSESGNLRISRGNKGTTFVLQKLTEPRQLLLSAISTGKGIEKAIDEITSSSKNKGDGELELVEGEWNMIWSSQMETDSWIENAANGLMGRQIVKSGQLKFVVNILPGLRFSMNGSFVKSGTNAYDVTMDDAAIIGGPFGYPVEMETKFKLELLYTDDKIRISRGYNNIVFVHLRVDGTK comes from the exons ATGGCCACGTGTCGCTTCTCCGCCCGGcgctcctccctctctccgtGGGAGCGTATCCGCCAGGCCGGCACGCCTGCGAGCCTCGCAAATTTTCCTCCAACGTCTTCCTCCAATGGCTTCCCGCGTTCACGGGCTTCAGTTCAACACGGTCACGCCGTCTCCCACACTCCTCGCTCCGCAATCCCTCGGCCGCTGCTCTCCGACGAAGTCCGTCAAGTGCCGCCGGAGCCGAGTCGCGGCGGCCTCGTCCCTTGCCGCTCCTCTCTCGTCGGCGAGCAGCAGGGA GCCTCCCCGTTCACTGATCCGGAGGCGCAGCTCATCGAAGCTCTCATCGGCATTCAAGGCCGCGGTCGCTCTGCCACTCCGCAGCAGGTCCAG GATGTTGAACGAGCAGTTGCAGTTCTGGAGACTTTGACAGGAGTGCCGGATCCG ACAAGCTCCGATCTAATTGAAGGTCGATGGCAGTTGATGTTTACAACTCGACCTGGAACAGCATCCCCAATTCAG AGAACATTTGTCGGCGTTGACGTGTTTAGCGTATTTCAAGAGATATATCTTAGATCAAATGATCCACGTGTGTCCAACATCGTAGTATTCTCTGAAGCCATTGGCGAGTTAAAAGTAGAG GCAGCTGCATCAATCAGTGATGGAAAAAGGATCCTTTTTCAGTTTGATAGGGCGgctttttccattaaatttctACCATTCAAGGTTCCATATCCAGTGCCATTTAGGCTTCTTGGAGATGAAGCAAAAGGATGGTTAGACACCACATATTTGTCAGAATCTGGAAACCTCCGCATCTCAAGAGGAAATAAG GGAACCACCTTTGTGCTGCAAAAGCTGACTGAACCTAGGCAATTGTTACTGTCAGCTATTTCCACTGGAAAGGGAATCGAAAAG GCAATTGATGAGATCACATCTTCAAGCAAGAACAAAGGTGATGGCGAGCTTGAACTTGTAGAAGGTGAATGGAATATGATCTGGAGTTCACAG ATGGAGACAGACAGTTGGATAGAGAATGCAGCTAATGGCCTTATGGGAAGACAG ATTGTCAAAAGTGGACAACTGAAATTTGTGGTGAACATCTTGCCTGGCCTGAGATTCTCCATGAATGGCTCATTTGT GAAATCTGGCACCAATGCGTATGATGTCACGATGGACGACGCTGCCATCATCGGAGGACCATTTGGATATCCTGTGGAAATGGAGACCAAGTTTAAGCTGGAACTTTT ATATACAGATGACAAAATCAGGATCAGTCGGGGCTACAACAACATAGTTTTTGTGCACCTACGTGTGGATGGAACGAAGTAA